CTCGATCTCGCTAGCCAGCTCGCCGGGGTCCACGGGTTTCGCAATCAGCCGGTCGAACTGAAACCAGCTCGGCTGCCGATCCAGCTCCTCGTCGTCGAGATAGGCGGAGATCCCCCAGATGGGGATGTGCCCCGTGGACTGATCTGCCTTGAGATACTGGATGGCCTGCCAACCGTCCATCACCGGCATCCGGATGTCCATGAGGATGAGGTCGGGATGGTGACGGCGCGCCAGGTGAACTCCCTCCGCGCCGTGGAGCGCGACGAGAACCTCGAAACCGCGCTCGATCAACGCCTCCTCATAGATGGCGCGCGCATCGGGGTCGTCCTCG
This sequence is a window from Longimicrobiaceae bacterium. Protein-coding genes within it:
- a CDS encoding response regulator, whose translation is MSKTVLVVEDDPDARAIYEEALIERGFEVLVALHGAEGVHLARRHHPDLILMDIRMPVMDGWQAIQYLKADQSTGHIPIWGISAYLDDEELDRQPSWFQFDRLIAKPVDPGELASEIEQRIGRPPLPPEPLA